A single window of Ictalurus furcatus strain D&B chromosome 3, Billie_1.0, whole genome shotgun sequence DNA harbors:
- the echs1 gene encoding enoyl-CoA hydratase, mitochondrial: MAVFCRSAASILKPVNLLPSALAAVRQCSSGGQFQYILVDKKGEKKNVGFIQLNRPKALNALCDGLMLEVGKALDTFEQDTEVGAIVITGSERAFAAGADIKEMQNRTFQECFGGNFLAHWNKVSTVKKPVIAAVNGFALGGGCELAMMCDIIYAGEKAQFGQPEILLGTIPGAGGTQRLTRAVGKSLAMEMVLTGDRISAQEAKQSGLVSKVFPVDQLVSEAVRCGEKIASNSKLVSAMAKEAVNAAFELTLNEGTRFEKRLFHATFATEDRKEGMSAFVEKRKADFQDK, encoded by the exons ATGGCAGTGTTTTGTAGATCAGCCGCTTCAATTCTGAAACCAGTCAACTTATTGCCGTCTGCACTTGCAGCTGTTCGGCAATGCAGCTcag gtggaCAGTTCCAGTATATATTGGTTGACAAAAaaggtgaaaagaaaaatgttggtTTCATACAGTTAAACAGGCCCAAGGCCTTGAATGCTCTCTGCGATGGCCTAATGCTTGAAGTGGGTAAGGCCTTGGACACCTTTGAACAGGACACTGAGGTTGGTGCAATAGTCATCACAGGCAGTGAAAGAGCTTTTGCAG cgGGTGCTGACATCAAAGAGATGCAGAACAGAACTTTTCAGGAGTGCTTTGGTGGCAACTTTTTGGCACACTGGAACAAAGTATCAACGGTTAAAAAGCCAgttatagctgctgtaaatGGATTTGCT CTTGGAGGAGGTTGCGAGTTGGCCATGATGTGTGACATAATCTATGCTGGAGAAAAAGCACAGTTTGGACAGCCTGAAATCTTATTAGGAACCATTCCAG GTGCTGGTGGTACTCAGAGGCTCACTCGGGCGGTGGGAAAGTCTTTGGCCATGGAGATGGTCCTTACAGGAGACCGGATCTCAGCACAGGAGGCCAAACAATCTG GTCTTGTAAGCAAAGTGTTTCCTGTGGACCAGCTGGTATCTGAAGCAGTCCGATGTGGGGAGAAAATTGCAAGTAATTCTAAGCTGGTGTCAGCCATGGCAAAGGAAGCTGTCAATGCAG CTTTTGAACTGACCCTGAATGAAGGTACACGGTTTGAGAAGAGATTATTCCATGCTACCTTTGCTACA GAGGACAGAAAAGAGGGCATGAGTGCATTTGTTGAGAAGAGGAAAGCTGATTTCCAGGACAAGTAA
- the lgalslb gene encoding lectin, galactoside-binding-like b → MAEPSTEKDAITTEDDHLNNSLGDAGLISPDKEDISRILTVPFRGRIRGGMRPGKKIIVMGIVDTEPDSFDISLTCNCNTEKDEEEVTDVALKLSARFAERQFLRNARVSGKWSEEEATIPYFPFIQDQPFRIEIHCEHQRFRIFVDGHQLFDFYHKVKSLLTIDMIRIDGSLQITKLG, encoded by the exons ATGGCGGAGCCGAGCACAGAAAAAGACGCGATA ACAACCGAGGATGATCATCTTAACAATTCATTAGGAGATGCTGGCTTGATCTCCCCTGACAAAGAGGATATCTCACGAATCCTG ACAGTGCCATTCAGAGGCAGGATCAGAGGAGGGATGAGGCCTGGTAAGAAAATTATAGTCATGGGCATCGTGGATACAGAGCCAGACAG CTTTGACATCAGTCTAACCTGTAACTGCAACACAgagaaggatgaggaggaggttACAGATGTGGCCCTGAAACTTAGTGCCCGATTTGCTGAACGGCAGTTCTTGCGGAATGCAAGGGTTTCTGGGAAGTGGAGTGAAGAAGAGGCAACCATTCCATACTTCCCCTTCATCCAGGACCAGCCATTCAGG ATTGAGATCCATTGTGAACACCAGCGCTTTAGGATCTTTGTTGATGGACATCAGCTGTTTGACTTTTATCACAAAGTGAAGTCTTTGCTGACCATTGATATGATCAGGATAGATGGAAGTCTGCAGATCACCAAACTAGGTTAA